The genome window ATGAGAAATTCGTACGCAGATATTCCTTCTGTTGTACAAGCGGTTGAGCATGGAATGGAACAGGACGGATCGAGCACAGCCTTTTTATTCATACAACAACTGGGCTGGGAGTCCCCGCGTAAAAAAATGCTGATAAAGACCGTTCCGGGCAAACTCCAGCTTGGAGCCAAACAGGCTGTATTAGTCGGAACCATCCTTCGTAGCCGAATTTCGAAAGGCGAATCTCTGTCCTTGATCGGACCTGAGACCAATATTCTATTCGAAGCTGGAGAAGCTCCAGCAGTCGTGGAATCCGACAAACAAGTTACCCTGACGGTGAACACACAGATTGTTGAAGAGCTGGTGCAGAATCTTCGTCCGGTTGAAGGCACATTCGAGATCGCTTCATTGGATCATATGCTTGTTCAGATTGTTAAAACAGAAATTAAAAACCAGGAAGGGCACGTTATCAAAACGATTGGATGACGCACCTCGGATTCAATCAGATCCTACGCTTACTAGCGACTGTGCAGGAAGGAGGAATCAAACATGCCTGCCATTACACTTGCCTCACGGCACAAGGAGTCCGCCATGCGCAAGCATCTAACAGAAACGGCTCCGTTCAATTATTTACCTAAATCTCAACTGGACAGGCTTCGCAAAAGCAATCATTTCCTGATTCATGCATTCCAGAACAGCCTCTCACATATTAAAGAGAATTTAACGGGCACTTATCTTTTTCTACTCACAGATATGGACGGTGTGCTTCTCTCCATGGATTATAGTCCAGATCTGGAAACTGTAGTAGAAGGTTCACCCATTCGTCCGGGCATGATCTTCACTGCACAGAGCTGTGGAGTCAACGCCATTTCTGTAACGATGGACAGCAATGAACCTGTGCTTCTGTTGCCCGAGCAGCATGAAAGCCCCTATTTTCAAAGTTGGCATTGCTACGCTGCCCCTCTGTCCATGGAATCACAGCATTTCGGTTATCTGGATGTGTCCACCATTAACGCGGATATGCAGGGCGAGCTTATTGCTATTGCCAAGCTGATTCCTGCATATATGCAGAACAGTTACCAAAATCAGCAGGCTACTGAAGCTTGTGACAAACCAGCGGTAGAGTTCACAGCGCGTCAGTTAACCATTCTGGAAATGATCGCGAAAGGGTTCACTGTGAAAGCTATTGCTTTGAAATTGAAAATCAAGGAATGCACTGTGAATCATCATAAAAAAGTGATTTTCAACAAATTAGGTGTGCAATCCAGCACGGAAGCTGTTTCAATTGCCAGCCGATTGTCTTATTTATAAAGGACCCCTATAGATTCCTATAGGTAGTAAATGGGAACGTTTGTGCTACAATTTAGGAAACAAGCAAGATGTAGAGAGAGAAAACACACACACATTTCAGGAGGGTAATATGACAATTCCAAAGAAAGCTTCTTTATTCGCAATGCTCATGATGATTATGCTGGTTGCAGCCGCTTGCGGTGACAAGGCAGATAACACAGCCGCAACAAAAGAGCCTGCCGCAACTGAAACAACGACTGGCACTGATTCTGAGACAGCCAATACAGAAGAAACAGAGAACACTGAACCTGCAAGCGAAGAGTCCAAGGAAACGGATAATTCCCAAGACGTTGAGCTGGGGACTACACAAAAAGGCTCTTACACCAATGACTATTTCGGCGTATCTCTGAAATTCCCGGAAGCTTGGGAGTTCCAGGATGCTGCGGGTATGAATGAACTGACAAGCGCATCATCCGAAGCGATTGCTGGTGATGATGAAACGAAGAAAAAACAAATTGAACTGTCTCAAACCAAAACATTGAATCTGCTTATGGCTTCACAGTATCCATTGGACGGAGGTCAAGTTGGTCCTTCCGCTATGGCCATTGCTGAGAAAGTAAGCTTGTTGCAAGGCATTCGTACAGGTAAAGACTACCTGGAAGCAACCAAAAAATTCATGGTGGATAGCCAGTTCCCTTATGATTATAAAGAGATGACAACCGAAACCATCGGTGGTAAAGAGATGGATCTGATGCAAATTACGATGGATCCAGGTGACGGTTCAACGATTACTCAGGACTACTACAGCACGATTATTGAAGGATATGCTTTTAACTTCATCTTCACTTACATGGATGATGCAACCAAAGCAGAGATTGATACCATCAAGAAATCCGTTCAATTCAAATAATCGCTTTTGAGTATTGCCATCATATTATAAAATCAAGTACATCCAACACAACCCCGACAACGATCTATAGTGATCATTGTCGGGGTTCTTTTTAGCTAAACGGAGTCACATCACTTTAGCTTGACATGGCCACCCAGTGGCCTTCCTTAACTTCTACCCACTTGGAATGTTCCAGATTATAACGGTCCTCTGCTTCAACAGGTGTTTCTTTGACAACATGCCTCTTTTTCTTCGCTTCGATCGCCGGATCAGGCACAGGAATAGCTGATAGCAATGCCTTGGTGTAGGCATGTTGCGGGTTGGAATACAGTTCTTCACTCTCAGCCAGCTCCACAATTTTCCCGTTATACATCACAGCCACTCGATCACTGATATGTTTAACCATGGACAAGTCATGCGCGATGAACAGATACGTCAATCCGAGTCGCTGCTGCAACTCTTCAAGCAATTGTACGATCTGAGCCTGGATCGATACATCCAGTGCAGACAATGGTTCGTCACATACGATGAATTCCGGCTCCACAGCCAGAGCTCGCGCTATACCGATCCGCTGTCGCTGTCCTCCCGAGAATTCATGTGGATAACGCTGCGCATGGGCAGGATCAAGACCCACCATCTCCAGCAATTCCTCCACCCGTTTCTCCCGCTGAGCGGCATTGCCTGCAAGTTGGTGGATATCAAGCGCTTCTCCAATGATATCCATTATCCTCATTTTGGGATTCAGAGATGCATAGGGGTCCTGGAAAATAATCTGCATATGTCTGCGCATCGTTTTCATCTCCGAAGCGGACAGACGATTGAGCGGAACTCCCTTAAACAGCACATCCCCACCTGTTGGCTCATGCAATCGAAGAATGGCACGCCCCGTGGTCGATTTACCACTGCCGGATTCTCCCACAACGCCGAGTGTCTCTCCTTGCCGAATATGGAAACTGATATCATTCACAGCCTTTAAAGTGTTGCCTTTACCCATATTAAAATGTTGTTTGAGCGACTTCACCTCTAGCAATGGCTGATCATCTTCCAGATCTCTCGGGACCATGGATACCCGTTTTGGCTTTTTCTTCTGATCCAAACGTGGTAATGCATTCAGAAGCCTGACCGTATACGGGTGTTTGGGATTAGCAAAAATCTCCGCCGTCGTCCCAGTTTCCACAATCTGTCCTTCTTTCATCACAACAACCCTATCACACATGCCCGCTACTACGCCCAAGTCATGCGTGATCAGGATAATCGATGTGCCCAGTTGCTCTTGCATATCTTTCATCAAATTCAAAATCTGTGCCTGAATCGTAACATCCAGAGCAGTTGTCGGTTCATCGGCAATGAGCAATTCAGGACGACAAGCGAGTGCAATACCGATCATGACCCGCTGACGCATGCCTCCGGAGAATTCGTGCGGATACTGGTTGTAGCGTATTTCGCTGCGAGTTATCCCCACCCGCTCCATCATGGCAATCGCCTGCTTCTTGGCTTCCCTTTTGGACACCTTCTGGTGTTTGATTAGACTCTCAGAGATCTGTTTCCCCACTTTAATTGTCGGATTAAGGGAACTCATCGGATCTTGAAAGATCATACCAATATCACGTCCACGGATGCTCTCCATCTCTTTCTGCGTTTTATTGGCAAGGTCGACACCCTTAAATAGAATTTCTCCCTTTTTCATCTGCGAAGGAGGCGATGCAAGCAGTCTCATAATGGAACGTGCGGTTACACTCTTTCCACTTCCCGATTCTCCTACAATGCCTAGCGTCTCCCCTTTTCGCACTTCAAAACTTACTTCTCGCACTGCCTGAAACTCACTCTCTCCGGAGTGAAAAGAGACAGATAACTCATTAACTTTCAGTAAAGGTTCCATGCAATCACCAGCTCTCATCCGTTTTTCTCATTCACTCATATGTATACCATTTAATTCCTTGACAATTGTTTAGACCCTAAATAATATATACTATATCAATCGGAATAATGCAATTTAAACCTGAATGAAAGGAGGTACACTTGGTTTGAATCTTGCAGATGGCAGTAGAATCTCACGGTTGGTACACAATTTAAGCTTTATTTATGGCAAAATGCTGCTTCATCCTTCCTATCGATACGTTCTGTTCATTCTTGGATTACCGATCAATCTAGTCGTGTTTCTAATATGGCGTTCACATCGAAAAAATGACGGCTGGGTAGCTGCCAGACAGGCCGCTGAGCAAGAACTGTTCGCTTCTTCCTACCGGGACAGACTGAAGTTGGAAGTGGAAGAACAACTGCGGCGCAAACATCGTTTTTTCCAGCAGCAGGTCAGTGAGGGAGAATTCAAACGTCAGACCGAGGAATGGTTGGAGGAGAGCGTTCAGACGGAATTGAAGGAGCGGACATCCCGCATACTTCAGGAACAAGGAAATCAACGTCTTACAATGGCCGATACGTTCCACTCACTGATCAACAAACCATGGTTTTTGGCGATATCCATTATTCCAGGCTGTCTCATGTATAGCATCCTGTTCTTGTATGGTAATCCTTATCTAAAGTACATATTTGAAAGAATACTGATGACGGTATTTGTCATTCTGGGCGTAGCTACACTCGTATTTACAATTTTGTATCTGTCTCCGTTCAACCCGGCAGCTAACATTCTGGGAGAGACAGCAACGCAGGAACAGATTGCCGCATTCAATCAGGTGTATGGCTTGGATCAGCCTTATCTTACACAGCTTTGGAACAATATCAAGGGCGTCGCCTTCTTCGATCTTGGCAAATCTTTTGCAGGAAATGAAGACGTAACAGCCACGATTGCAAGGAAGTTTCCCATTACCTTGACGCTTGCGGTCATTTCCCTGCTGTTAGCACTTGTCATTGCATTACCCATTGGCATTATCTCAGCAATTAAGCCTAATTCGTGGTTCGACTACACCTTCATGTTTATTGCTCTGATTGGATTATCCATCCCGAATTTCTGGCAAGGGCTTATTTTCATTCTGAACTTTTCGATCAAAATGCAGTGGCTTCCCGCCACCTTCAACCCGCAGAACTGGCTGTCGATCATTATGCCGACCATTGTGCTGGGTACGGGTCTCACGGCCGCGGTGGCTCGGATGACCCGCTCTTCTACACTGGAAGTCATTCATGAGGATTATGTCATGACCGCCCGTGCCAAAGGATTAAGCGAACGCCAAGTCATGCTGAAACATGCTGTGCGCAATGCATTAATTCCCATCGTAACGGTGGTTGGACTTCAATTCGGAGCCATGTTGGGCGGAGCAGCGGTAACGGAGAAAGTGTTTAATATCAGCGGTCTCGGCAGCTACATTGTGGATAAACAATTCATCCCCGATATTCCGAGTATCATGGGCGGAGTAATCTACACAGCCATTACAATCTCCATTATTAATGTAGCGGTTGATCTGCTGTATGCTTTTATTGATCCAAGAGTGCGCTCCAAGATGAAACAATATTAATGTGTGAACTTTTTGAACTACCTCTTAAAGCAGGTGTACTATGACAAACTCGTCTTTAACACAAGAAATGCGTTTCCGGCTTAAGTCTTCTCGCGAATACAGCCAGGCGAGCTTCGCCTGGGTCACGTCTCTTCTCTTGACTGCATTGCTGTTGTTCAACAGTTATGACTGGAGCGAGCAGACGTTCAAACCATTTCTGCTAACGATCCTTGGGATCTACGTATTCTTCACACTAGTGCAAACTGTCATCACGTTTCGGATTCGAAAAGACTTGATCCGCACCGGTACAGTCTCTGCTCTGACTCGCAGGCTTGCCTGGGTTCAACTACTTGCTATCATTTCAGGCAATATATTTATCGTAACGGCAGCCTTTCATCTGATTCGAAAATCCAGGAACGTGGAGTATACCTTTGCGGTGTACATGTTGTTAACCCAACTGTTCGTGATCGGTGTATCCGCATTAAATATCTTCAAACCTTATGTGGCTGACAACTTCCTGCCTGCCATGGCGGTGCTGATCTTTATTCTGGTCATCGACCTGGTCGTTCTAATTATCGTATCCCGTTATAACGCGACCTCGATCCTCCCTCGCTGGATGATCGGTGTAAGTGTGGTACTGATTCTGACCTCGATCACAGGTAATGTATTCGCACTATTGCTCGGCATTTCCATTATTGGACGCATTCGCAGACAGGGGAAACAAAAATCAAACTTCTGGAACGATCTGTGGGAGCGCCTTGCTCCGAATATGACTGCGATGTCCGGTTTGTTTTTTATCATTTTTCTGTTCTCGATATCGATCTGCAGCTTCTTTACTTTTGACTACAGCATGGCTGTGGAAAATAACTATTCCGCTCTGCTACAGTCGCCTTCCCTCGCGTATCCCTTGGGAACGGATGACTTCGGACGATGTTTATTTTCCCGGATTGTATTCGGTGCCCGGATCTCCTTGATCGTAGGTTGCATGTCGACGATCATTCCTGTGTTAATCGGTGGAGTCCTTGGAGCGCTCTCTGGCTTCTACGGTAGGCATACGGATAACATCATCATGCGGCTGCTTGATATTCTCTATGCCATTCCGGGCATTCTGCTTGCCATTGCCATTATTGCGGCCTTCGGAGCGAATACGGTCAATCTTATTCTGGCGCTTAGTCTGGGTTCCATTCCAACGTACGCCCGTACGATGAGAGCCAGTGTACTCTATGTATCTACATTTGAATTTGTGGAAGCTGCACGTGCACTGGGGTACAACAATCGTACGATTATTTTCAAACACATTATTCCCAACTCCCTTGCGCCCATGATTATCAAGTCTACACTCACGATTGGCGGAGCTGTTATTGCTACCAGCAGTCTGAGTTATCTGGGACTCGGCGTGGAGCCGCATATCCCGGAATGGGGTAACATCCTGAAGCTAGGCAGTACATACCTGGAGACTCACTCTTATCTGGCGATTTATCCAGGCTTGGCTATTATTCTGCTGGTTCTTTCTTTTAACTTTCTCGGTGATGGTCTGCGTGATGCGCTCGATCCCAAGCTGGAAAAGGCCTAAATGTTCGTTGAAATGAATGATATAGAAAAAAAATTACACATCACACATTCAAGATATGGAGGGTAATTCCATGAAAAAACGCACACTGATCTCATTGCTATTAATTCTCGTCATTGTGATATCCGGCTGCAGTGTAAAAACGAAAACCGAATCACAGGCGGAGACCGCACCATCAGACACAACAGAAATCGCACAAAAACCGGCAGACATTGAGCTGCTTGCCATGAGTTCTTCCGAAAATGACGTGAATATTATCCGTGACCAGCTGACCAAAAACGGCTTCAATGTGAAGCTGAACCTGCAGCCAGATTACGGCAGCTTCAAATCCCAGCAGGATGCAGGGAATTATGACATGGCCTTGTCCAGCTGGACAACGGTAACGGGAAATCCCGATTATGCCGTACGTTCTCTTTTCAAAACAGGTGGAGATTACAGTATCCTCGCAGATGGGGAGATTGATAAGCTTATCGATCAGGCAGCTACCCAAACACCAGACCAATACAAAGATACGTACAAACAATTGGAAGATCGCTTGGTAACGGATCAGGCTTATATCGCTCCTCTGTACATTTCCCTGAAAAGTCAGGCTGTGAACAAAGACATTCTGAATGTCGAAACCGTGCGTCTCTCCAAATCCCGCGCGATGGCCTGGGAACCGATTGAATTCAAGGACAGCTCCAAAAATGCCAAAGATCCGCTGATTCTGACGCAAAGCGCATCCGTACTGACTTCCCTTGATCCGATCAAAGGAAATGACGGTTCCATCAACCAGTTGAATACGAATATGTATGTACGTCTCGTTAACCTCACAGATGACGATCAACTGACAGCAGAAGGATCATTGTCTCATAATTTTAGCATTGCTGAAGGTAATTCAGATTACTACTTCATTCTCAGAGACGATATCAACTTTGCGAAGATTGATAACAAAAAAGCTGTAGATACAGGAGAACGTGTCGGTGCAGATGATGTCATCTTCTCCCTGGATCGTGCGAAAAACAAAGATTCCGTTCCGGATCACCGGACATACAGTCTGCATGAACATATCAAAGAAGCTGAGGTTGTAACGGATCTGAGTGCATTGCAATCCATTAAACAATCCAGCGGTAACGGCACAATCCTCGAAGCATTGGAACAAGGACTGGGCAGCAAAATTACAGAACTCGTAACTGACAAAACCAAAGCGGATAATAGCGCAGGAAAATATCAGGTCGTTAAACTGACAACAACGGAACCTTTCCCACAAGTACTGAACTACCTGGCTCACCAATCAGCCGGGATCGTGTCCAAAAAACAGGTGGAGAGCATCAACACTTATGATGTAGCTTCTTTTGACGTCAACAAAGATATTCCTTACGGTGATCAGAACACGGTGACTGAAGGCGCATCATACAATAACACCCTGTATACGAGCGGACCTTATATTTTGTCATATAAAAATGACTATGAAGCTGTATTCTTGCAAAATCCGGGATACCGCAAAGGCACTGAATATGCACCGAAAATTGCTCAGGTCAATGTCCGGTTCATCGCGGATGCAGACAGCGCCCTCTCTGCTCTTCGCAGCAGTGAAATTCATTTATACTACGGTGTGCCTGAAACCAAGTATGACATCATCAAAAATGACGGCAAAT of Paenibacillus sp. FSL R5-0517 contains these proteins:
- a CDS encoding ABC transporter substrate-binding protein; translation: MKKRTLISLLLILVIVISGCSVKTKTESQAETAPSDTTEIAQKPADIELLAMSSSENDVNIIRDQLTKNGFNVKLNLQPDYGSFKSQQDAGNYDMALSSWTTVTGNPDYAVRSLFKTGGDYSILADGEIDKLIDQAATQTPDQYKDTYKQLEDRLVTDQAYIAPLYISLKSQAVNKDILNVETVRLSKSRAMAWEPIEFKDSSKNAKDPLILTQSASVLTSLDPIKGNDGSINQLNTNMYVRLVNLTDDDQLTAEGSLSHNFSIAEGNSDYYFILRDDINFAKIDNKKAVDTGERVGADDVIFSLDRAKNKDSVPDHRTYSLHEHIKEAEVVTDLSALQSIKQSSGNGTILEALEQGLGSKITELVTDKTKADNSAGKYQVVKLTTTEPFPQVLNYLAHQSAGIVSKKQVESINTYDVASFDVNKDIPYGDQNTVTEGASYNNTLYTSGPYILSYKNDYEAVFLQNPGYRKGTEYAPKIAQVNVRFIADADSALSALRSSEIHLYYGVPETKYDIIKNDGKLHLQSIPSNAVSYLLFNTANRDVAKSSDLRKAVLYSINQDEILSFYKNNKLKAYSTVSPLVPTGNELKADPAKVKEFLSNYNASK
- a CDS encoding ABC transporter permease → MKGGTLGLNLADGSRISRLVHNLSFIYGKMLLHPSYRYVLFILGLPINLVVFLIWRSHRKNDGWVAARQAAEQELFASSYRDRLKLEVEEQLRRKHRFFQQQVSEGEFKRQTEEWLEESVQTELKERTSRILQEQGNQRLTMADTFHSLINKPWFLAISIIPGCLMYSILFLYGNPYLKYIFERILMTVFVILGVATLVFTILYLSPFNPAANILGETATQEQIAAFNQVYGLDQPYLTQLWNNIKGVAFFDLGKSFAGNEDVTATIARKFPITLTLAVISLLLALVIALPIGIISAIKPNSWFDYTFMFIALIGLSIPNFWQGLIFILNFSIKMQWLPATFNPQNWLSIIMPTIVLGTGLTAAVARMTRSSTLEVIHEDYVMTARAKGLSERQVMLKHAVRNALIPIVTVVGLQFGAMLGGAAVTEKVFNISGLGSYIVDKQFIPDIPSIMGGVIYTAITISIINVAVDLLYAFIDPRVRSKMKQY
- a CDS encoding LuxR C-terminal-related transcriptional regulator; the encoded protein is MPAITLASRHKESAMRKHLTETAPFNYLPKSQLDRLRKSNHFLIHAFQNSLSHIKENLTGTYLFLLTDMDGVLLSMDYSPDLETVVEGSPIRPGMIFTAQSCGVNAISVTMDSNEPVLLLPEQHESPYFQSWHCYAAPLSMESQHFGYLDVSTINADMQGELIAIAKLIPAYMQNSYQNQQATEACDKPAVEFTARQLTILEMIAKGFTVKAIALKLKIKECTVNHHKKVIFNKLGVQSSTEAVSIASRLSYL
- a CDS encoding ABC transporter ATP-binding protein produces the protein MEPLLKVNELSVSFHSGESEFQAVREVSFEVRKGETLGIVGESGSGKSVTARSIMRLLASPPSQMKKGEILFKGVDLANKTQKEMESIRGRDIGMIFQDPMSSLNPTIKVGKQISESLIKHQKVSKREAKKQAIAMMERVGITRSEIRYNQYPHEFSGGMRQRVMIGIALACRPELLIADEPTTALDVTIQAQILNLMKDMQEQLGTSIILITHDLGVVAGMCDRVVVMKEGQIVETGTTAEIFANPKHPYTVRLLNALPRLDQKKKPKRVSMVPRDLEDDQPLLEVKSLKQHFNMGKGNTLKAVNDISFHIRQGETLGVVGESGSGKSTTGRAILRLHEPTGGDVLFKGVPLNRLSASEMKTMRRHMQIIFQDPYASLNPKMRIMDIIGEALDIHQLAGNAAQREKRVEELLEMVGLDPAHAQRYPHEFSGGQRQRIGIARALAVEPEFIVCDEPLSALDVSIQAQIVQLLEELQQRLGLTYLFIAHDLSMVKHISDRVAVMYNGKIVELAESEELYSNPQHAYTKALLSAIPVPDPAIEAKKKRHVVKETPVEAEDRYNLEHSKWVEVKEGHWVAMSS
- a CDS encoding ABC transporter permease encodes the protein MTNSSLTQEMRFRLKSSREYSQASFAWVTSLLLTALLLFNSYDWSEQTFKPFLLTILGIYVFFTLVQTVITFRIRKDLIRTGTVSALTRRLAWVQLLAIISGNIFIVTAAFHLIRKSRNVEYTFAVYMLLTQLFVIGVSALNIFKPYVADNFLPAMAVLIFILVIDLVVLIIVSRYNATSILPRWMIGVSVVLILTSITGNVFALLLGISIIGRIRRQGKQKSNFWNDLWERLAPNMTAMSGLFFIIFLFSISICSFFTFDYSMAVENNYSALLQSPSLAYPLGTDDFGRCLFSRIVFGARISLIVGCMSTIIPVLIGGVLGALSGFYGRHTDNIIMRLLDILYAIPGILLAIAIIAAFGANTVNLILALSLGSIPTYARTMRASVLYVSTFEFVEAARALGYNNRTIIFKHIIPNSLAPMIIKSTLTIGGAVIATSSLSYLGLGVEPHIPEWGNILKLGSTYLETHSYLAIYPGLAIILLVLSFNFLGDGLRDALDPKLEKA